The window GTCTCCATCCCTTGGCTTTGGATCCACTCCAGGCCCGCATGGAGGCCGGCGATGCCCATGATATTCGGAGTACCGAATTCCAGCCGGTACGGATATTCCTCGAGATGGGACCGCTGGGCCGAGCGCACGCCGGTTCCCCCGGCCCGGGTCTGCCGGACCTCGACGCCCTCGCGGACATAGAGGCCGCCGATCCCGGTCGGGCCGAGGAGGGATTTGTGGCCGGTGAAGGCCACGGCGTCCAGAAAGTCCGCTTCCATGTCGATCGGGACCTTGCCCGCCGATTGGCTGGCGTCGATGAGGAAGAGGATGCCCCGCTCGCGGCAGAGTCGGCCGATTTCCCGGATGGGCTGGACCGTGCCGATGACGTTGGAGGCGTGGTTGACGACCACCAGCCGGGTTTCGGGCCGGAAGCGGGCGGCGATGGCCTCCGGCTCGACGAACCCGGCGGCGTTGAAGGCCACATGATCGACGGCGACGCCGTGATCACGGCTCAAGTGGAAGAGCGGTCGCAGGACCGAATTGTGCTCGAGGGTCGTGGTGATCGCATGATCGCCCGGCCCGAGCAAGCCGAAGATGAGCAGGTTGAGGGCGTCGGTCGAGTTGTAGGTGAAACAGAGCCGGTTGGGGTCGGCCCCGTGGAAAAAAGAGGCCATCTGCTTCCGGGTGCCTTCCAGCATCTCTCCGGCTTCCAGGCACAGGTCGTAGCCCGAGCGGCCGGGATTGACGCCGAATTTCCGGTAGAAGCGATCCATGAAGACATAGACCTCCTCCGGCTTGGGATAGGAGGTGGCTCCGTTGTCCAGGAATATGATTTTGTCGGTGTCGATCATCAGGGCCTCCG is drawn from Candidatus Aminicenantes bacterium and contains these coding sequences:
- a CDS encoding aminotransferase class V-fold PLP-dependent enzyme is translated as MIDTDKIIFLDNGATSYPKPEEVYVFMDRFYRKFGVNPGRSGYDLCLEAGEMLEGTRKQMASFFHGADPNRLCFTYNSTDALNLLIFGLLGPGDHAITTTLEHNSVLRPLFHLSRDHGVAVDHVAFNAAGFVEPEAIAARFRPETRLVVVNHASNVIGTVQPIREIGRLCRERGILFLIDASQSAGKVPIDMEADFLDAVAFTGHKSLLGPTGIGGLYVREGVEVRQTRAGGTGVRSAQRSHLEEYPYRLEFGTPNIMGIAGLHAGLEWIQSQGMETIHHREMALLARLVEGLRRIDRVKIYCLDGLADHIAVMSFNLDNLEAAHVGTMLDVDYNIACRTGLHCAPMVHEQLGTDKIHGAVRFGIGPFNTEAHIDAAIAAVREIAATPVRR